A genomic stretch from Longibacter salinarum includes:
- the accC gene encoding acetyl-CoA carboxylase biotin carboxylase subunit produces the protein MTDSPVEARKIRKVLVANRGEIAVRVMRTCRELGIETVAVYSDPDRPSPHVRMADEAYNIGPAAANQSYLVQSKILEVAQRSDADAIHPGYGFLSENADFAEACEEAGVIFIGPGPQAIRAMGDKTAARQLMEDAGVPMAPGTTDAVTDAEEGARVAEEIGYPVLIKAAAGGGGKGMRVVEEAEGFKRSMEMAQSEATSAFGDGRVFIEKYIQQPRHIEFQILADAHGNTIHLFERECSIQRRHQKVIEEAPSSILSEELREEMGGAAVAAAKSCGYRNAGTVEFLVDADANFYFMEMNTRLQVEHPVTEWITGIDLVEQQIRVAEGRELDIQQDDLSIHGHSVECRVYAEDPASNFLPDPGPLHRHAAPSGFGVRVDSGVEEGGDVLIHYDPMISKLTSWGKDRESAIRRMVRALDEYEVAGVQTTIPFCRFAMEHDAFRSGQFSTHFVDQHFTPDALSVDADSKDDLAALAATLYEAVSDDKPTEVAAATGDGAPARSPWRNRREL, from the coding sequence ATGACTGATTCGCCGGTTGAAGCCCGCAAGATTCGCAAGGTCCTCGTCGCAAATCGCGGCGAGATTGCCGTCCGTGTCATGCGCACGTGTCGTGAGCTTGGCATTGAGACGGTTGCCGTATACTCTGATCCGGATCGCCCGTCGCCCCACGTGCGGATGGCGGACGAAGCCTACAACATCGGGCCCGCCGCGGCGAACCAGTCGTATCTGGTCCAGAGCAAAATCCTGGAGGTCGCGCAGCGCAGCGACGCAGATGCCATCCATCCCGGTTACGGCTTTCTGTCGGAGAACGCCGACTTCGCAGAAGCCTGTGAGGAGGCGGGCGTTATTTTCATCGGGCCGGGGCCACAGGCCATCCGGGCCATGGGAGATAAGACGGCGGCGCGTCAACTCATGGAAGACGCGGGCGTGCCGATGGCGCCAGGCACCACAGATGCGGTGACCGATGCGGAGGAGGGTGCACGAGTGGCGGAAGAGATTGGGTATCCGGTGCTGATCAAAGCTGCGGCGGGCGGCGGTGGGAAAGGCATGCGCGTCGTGGAGGAGGCGGAAGGGTTCAAGCGCTCGATGGAAATGGCACAGAGCGAGGCCACCTCAGCGTTTGGCGACGGCCGTGTGTTCATCGAGAAGTATATTCAGCAGCCGCGTCACATCGAGTTTCAGATTCTGGCGGATGCGCACGGCAACACCATCCACCTCTTCGAGCGCGAGTGCTCGATCCAGCGTCGTCATCAAAAGGTGATCGAGGAAGCGCCGTCGTCGATTCTGTCGGAGGAATTGCGCGAGGAGATGGGAGGAGCCGCCGTCGCCGCTGCGAAGTCCTGCGGGTATCGAAATGCCGGCACCGTCGAGTTTCTCGTAGACGCGGACGCGAACTTTTACTTCATGGAGATGAACACGCGTCTACAGGTGGAGCACCCGGTGACGGAATGGATCACGGGTATCGATCTCGTCGAACAGCAGATTCGCGTCGCAGAAGGGCGCGAACTGGACATCCAGCAGGACGATCTGTCGATCCACGGCCACTCCGTTGAGTGTCGTGTGTATGCGGAGGATCCGGCATCCAACTTTCTGCCGGACCCCGGACCGCTGCATCGCCACGCCGCTCCGTCCGGCTTCGGTGTGCGCGTCGATTCGGGGGTTGAGGAAGGCGGGGACGTCCTGATTCACTACGACCCGATGATCTCGAAGCTCACATCCTGGGGCAAAGACCGGGAATCGGCCATCCGCCGGATGGTGCGTGCGCTCGACGAGTACGAGGTCGCTGGCGTTCAGACGACGATCCCGTTCTGTCGATTTGCGATGGAGCACGACGCCTTCCGAAGTGGGCAGTTCTCAACCCACTTCGTTGACCAGCACTTTACGCCGGACGCGCTGTCGGTCGACGCCGATTCGAAGGATGACCTGGCCGCCCTCGCTGCGACGCTGTATGAGGCCGTGAGCGACGACAAGCCGACGGAAGTGGCTGCTGCGACCGGGGACGGTGCGCCTGCGCGCAGCCCGTGGCGAAATCGTAGAGAACTGTAA
- the maoP gene encoding DUF413 domain-containing protein: MPDSNHDTYLEQRGFKPECSLRIFDRSERRDLKRYGHWLQALADGTIQPESEDQEQFVDLVHNDERPNPEEGTGAYFADLWWRYQHRIEWEKDKAKH, translated from the coding sequence GTGCCTGACTCCAACCACGACACATACCTCGAGCAACGCGGCTTCAAACCGGAATGCAGCCTGCGTATCTTCGACCGGTCCGAGCGACGCGACCTGAAGCGGTACGGCCACTGGTTGCAGGCACTCGCCGATGGCACCATTCAGCCGGAATCGGAGGACCAGGAGCAGTTCGTCGACCTCGTCCATAACGACGAACGCCCGAACCCTGAGGAGGGAACGGGCGCATACTTCGCCGATCTGTGGTGGCGCTATCAACACCGCATCGAATGGGAGAAGGATAAGGCGAAGCACTAA
- a CDS encoding EI24 domain-containing protein: MSSLVSDLRNARSGTVLVQWMRGLSLPFRSVALLWRHRSLWNWAAAPAIIGILLFTGVAVAAVAYSDDLLALWWTQPTSEGLWGGILLLGWIILYVILMLLGVAGAYLTALLLGGIVASPFNDALSIRAEDILTGDSPSPDEVSMWTGLGRSLVSTTAVTVVYVLCAVPVLALNIIPWIGPPVAAVLHAGLAAFFLGLEYADVALARYGLRWKEKLDLLNRHRPLALGFGLSTSLLFWIPLLNLVVMPVAVVGGTALGLALHEPK, from the coding sequence ATGTCTTCGCTGGTATCGGATCTTCGTAATGCGCGTTCGGGCACCGTTCTCGTGCAGTGGATGCGGGGACTTTCACTGCCCTTCCGATCCGTCGCTCTGCTCTGGCGACATCGATCGCTCTGGAACTGGGCTGCGGCGCCGGCAATCATCGGTATCCTCCTTTTTACCGGCGTGGCCGTGGCCGCCGTCGCCTACTCCGACGACCTGCTCGCCCTGTGGTGGACTCAGCCGACCTCCGAAGGGCTCTGGGGCGGCATCCTTCTCCTCGGATGGATCATCCTCTATGTGATCTTGATGCTGCTTGGTGTAGCCGGTGCCTACCTGACGGCCCTCCTCCTCGGCGGCATCGTCGCCAGTCCGTTCAACGATGCCCTCTCCATCCGCGCCGAAGACATCCTCACCGGCGATTCGCCTTCTCCCGATGAGGTCTCGATGTGGACCGGTCTCGGACGCTCCCTCGTGAGCACGACGGCTGTGACGGTCGTCTACGTCCTGTGTGCGGTCCCGGTGCTGGCCCTCAACATCATTCCATGGATCGGCCCGCCCGTCGCAGCGGTCCTGCACGCCGGACTTGCGGCGTTCTTTCTCGGCCTCGAGTACGCCGATGTCGCCCTGGCCCGCTACGGACTCCGGTGGAAAGAAAAACTCGATCTGCTCAATCGCCACCGTCCGCTGGCGCTGGGCTTTGGCCTGAGCACGAGCCTGCTGTTCTGGATCCCGCTTCTGAACCTGGTGGTGATGCCTGTCGCCGTCGTTGGAGGGACCGCCCTGGGCCTCGCGCTGCATGAACCGAAATAA
- a CDS encoding DnaJ C-terminal domain-containing protein — translation MPQTKDYYDILGVSEDASQSEIKKAYRSLARKHHPDRNPDDAAAEERFKEIQEAYSVLSDEEKRQQYDQRRKFGGFGGNGFGAGRGGADVRFEQGDFEDIFGGRGGPGGRGGGFGDIFESFFGGGGRSQARARDPFQQQRRQQASRGHDVETTLRLSFREALQGGKRQVKLPTGETIRLKVPQGVKDGYKVRLRGRGQQGPGGQGDLYVTFRVGDHPRFHRKGDDIHLTESVPAFDAMLGTTRQIPTPYGQKIKVTIPPGSQPGEKLRLKGQGVKTDSGQGDLYVEIDIRIPEDLTDKQKEALRAAAKDAGVL, via the coding sequence ATGCCTCAGACTAAAGACTACTACGACATACTGGGCGTCAGCGAGGACGCAAGCCAGTCGGAGATCAAGAAAGCATATCGCTCCCTCGCACGCAAGCATCATCCGGATCGCAACCCGGATGACGCCGCCGCCGAGGAACGTTTCAAGGAAATTCAGGAAGCGTACTCGGTGCTCTCAGACGAGGAGAAACGCCAGCAGTACGATCAGCGCCGGAAGTTCGGTGGCTTCGGTGGCAATGGCTTCGGCGCGGGACGTGGCGGAGCGGACGTTCGCTTCGAGCAAGGCGACTTCGAGGATATCTTCGGTGGGCGCGGTGGACCTGGCGGCCGTGGCGGCGGCTTCGGAGATATCTTTGAGAGCTTCTTCGGAGGGGGCGGCCGATCTCAGGCCCGAGCCCGCGACCCGTTTCAGCAGCAACGTCGGCAGCAGGCGTCACGAGGACACGACGTTGAAACGACGCTTCGCCTCTCGTTCCGTGAGGCCCTGCAAGGAGGCAAGCGGCAGGTCAAACTGCCGACGGGCGAGACCATCCGTCTAAAGGTGCCGCAGGGTGTGAAGGACGGCTACAAGGTGCGTCTGCGCGGCCGTGGCCAACAAGGGCCCGGCGGGCAGGGCGACCTGTACGTGACGTTCCGCGTTGGCGATCACCCGCGGTTCCACCGCAAAGGCGACGACATCCACCTGACGGAGTCTGTACCCGCGTTCGATGCTATGCTCGGCACCACGCGTCAAATCCCTACTCCCTATGGGCAGAAGATCAAGGTGACCATCCCACCGGGCTCGCAACCGGGAGAAAAACTTCGTCTCAAGGGACAAGGCGTCAAGACCGACAGTGGGCAGGGAGACCTGTACGTCGAGATCGACATCCGCATTCCGGAAGACCTGACCGACAAACAGAAAGAGGCATTGCGTGCAGCTGCCAAGGATGCGGGCGTACTCTAG
- a CDS encoding AP2 domain-containing protein, whose product MTDKPKNVFRIDIEPTDEHPDRHPTHGWQVRIKRQKKQHTKYFSDKRFGGREEALSKAVAYRDELLETLPDPMDPVRRSAEARSKTGVIGLNFCWKDDGSGTPKPYVQLSWLEGDGTRRSAAYSVRKWNLRRAVWKACVRLHKAREEHNNEVDEVNDMFQTAYPNIKEQYDLGPDGNGVSEEEMEKSTAEPEVASMDA is encoded by the coding sequence ATGACTGATAAACCCAAGAACGTTTTTCGTATTGACATTGAGCCTACGGACGAGCATCCGGATAGGCATCCGACGCACGGCTGGCAGGTTCGCATCAAACGCCAGAAAAAACAGCACACGAAGTACTTTTCGGACAAACGATTCGGGGGACGCGAGGAGGCACTCTCGAAGGCAGTGGCATACCGGGATGAGTTGCTCGAAACGTTGCCGGATCCAATGGACCCCGTTCGCCGCTCGGCCGAAGCCCGCTCAAAGACCGGCGTGATTGGTCTCAACTTTTGCTGGAAGGATGACGGCAGCGGGACGCCGAAGCCGTACGTTCAGCTGAGCTGGCTGGAAGGCGACGGCACGCGACGCAGCGCGGCCTACTCCGTCCGCAAGTGGAACCTTCGTCGAGCCGTCTGGAAGGCATGCGTCCGGCTTCACAAGGCGCGCGAGGAGCACAACAACGAGGTCGACGAGGTCAACGACATGTTCCAGACCGCGTACCCGAACATCAAAGAGCAGTATGACCTTGGCCCCGACGGCAACGGGGTCTCTGAGGAGGAAATGGAGAAGTCGACAGCCGAACCGGAGGTGGCTTCAATGGATGCGTGA